Sequence from the Bacillus thuringiensis genome:
TGTTTGGGAGATAAGGTGGTTTTTATTTTTATGTCGCATCGATATGCAATTCTTCTCCGTTTACTTTCGTAAAACGAAACATGTTTTTATTGGAAGACGTGTGACGAACGAAATGATGCTGCAGTGTACAAATCATTTCTTCGTTATCGAACAATAGAATATTTACTCCTTCGCGTGCTTCCTCTTTCGGTAAGAAAGATAAATAATTATGACAATACATGCAATCATATAAAGAGTAGTGAAGTGATTGCAATGATTCAGTTAATAATGTAAAGACAGAGTCAGGTAACTCTTCAAGCCATTCCTTATAGCTAAGAAGTAATTTCTTTCGGATTCGTATCATCTCACCATTTTGTAATTGATGCTGTTCGTTAGCAATTTGTAATACATTTTGTTCATAGAAACGAGCTGG
This genomic interval carries:
- a CDS encoding DUF2777 domain-containing protein; protein product: MIQRKHILYNQPRAHTVGNVEYINNEWIFFDDENEEAFLLEDIAEDGFEVLYNNNWLPARFYEQNVLQIANEQHQLQNGEMIRIRKKLLLSYKEWLEELPDSVFTLLTESLQSLHYSLYDCMYCHNYLSFLPKEEAREGVNILLFDNEEMICTLQHHFVRHTSSNKNMFRFTKVNGEELHIDAT